In the Streptomyces coeruleoprunus genome, CCTGGAGCCGGGCGGCCCCGGACACGGCACCGCGCTGCGGGACATCTGCCGCACCGCGGCCACCCGCCGCGACGCGCACCCGTACCGCCTGTGGGCCGTCGGCACGACACACGCGGAAGTCGCCTCGGTCCTGCGCACGCTGGCCGACGGCGGCGAGTCGCCCTACGGCGGCACGGGCGAGGCCGGGTTCACCACGGACCGCGAGCCGGTCTTCGTCTTCGCCGGCCAGGGCTCGCAGTGGGCGGGGATGGGACGGGACCTCCTGCGCTCGTCACCGGCGTTCCGCGCGGCCATGGCGGAGTGCGACGCCGCTGTCCGGGAGGAGACGGGCTGGTCCGTGCTCGACGTGCTGAACGCCGAGGACGGCGGGTTCCCCGACACGGTCGACACCGTGCAGCCCACGCTCTGGGCCGTCCAGGTCGCGCTCGCGGCACTGTGGCGGGAGATGGGCGTGGACCCGGCGCTCTGCATCGGGCACAGCATGGGCGAGGCGGCCGCGGCGTACGTGTCGGGGGCGCTGTCCCTGCGGGACGCCGCCGCCGTGATCTGCCGCCGCAGCGCCCTGATGCAGCGGCTGGCGGGGCGCGGAGCCATGCTCTCCGTGGAGCTGCCCGCGGCCGAGGCCCGCGAACTGGCCTCCGCGTACGGCGACGGGGTGTGCGTCGCGGCCGAGAACGGGCCCGAGGCGACGGTCCTCGCGGGCGACACCGCCACGCTGGAGCGCATCGCCGCGCGGCTGGACGAGCAGGGCACGTTCTGCCGCGTCGTCCGCGTGAACGTCGCCTCGCACTCGCCCGTCATGGACGAGATAGGGGACGACCTGCGGGCCGCGCTGCGGGACCTGCGGCCCACGGCCCCGCACACCCCCATGTACTCCACGACCCGTTGCGAACCGGTGCGGGACGCGGCCCTCGACGCGGCGTACTGGCAGGAGAACCTGCGGCAGCGCGTCCGGTTCAGGGAAGCGGTGGAGTACGCGGCCAAGGCCGGCGACCGGGTGTTCGTGGAGGTCGGCCCGCACCCCGTACTGGTCCAGGCCGTGCGGGACGTGGAGGCGGCCGCAGGGCTGCCGGGCACGGGCGTGCCCACGCTGCTGAAGGAGCAGGACGGCACGTCGGCGGCCGTACGGGCCCTGGGGCGGGCCTTCACCCTGGGCGTCCCCGTCGACTGGGACCGTTTCCACGGCGTGCCGGAATCCGGCGCCGCACCCCGCGTGCCGCTGCCCCTGTACGCGTGGGACGAGGAGCGGTACGTGCCCGAGCCCGCGCCGCGCCGGGCGTACGACGCGGCGCCCGCCCCGGCCCGTCCGGGGGCGTACGGCAGGGACGTCGCCCTGCGCCGCCTCGGCCTGGCGGGGGTGGCCGAGGGCCTGGAGGTCCGCGGGCTGCGTCCCGTACCGCCGCCCGTGTACTTCGGCGCGATCACGGAACTGGCCCGGGACGTCCTGCCCGACGGCGAGTTCACCCTTGAGGAGATACGTTTCGGCGCGGAGCCGCCGCAACTGCCGGACGCCCTGGACGCCGTCGCCCGCATCACGCTCGTGCCCGAGGACACGCCCGGCCTGTATCGCTTCACCGTCGCGCCGGCCGCACGACCGGGCGCGGGTCCATGGCTGACGGGGTTCCTCCGCGCGTCGCCGGGAGGCCGGGAGGACGGGTCGGACGGACTGCGGGAGCTGGACCTGGCGCTGACCCGGTGCACGGAGTACGTGCCGGGCGGCGAGTTCTACCGGCGGGCCGAGGCGCGGGGGTACCGCATCGGCGAGGCGCTGCGGACGGTGGGTCAGGTCTGGCGGCGCGACGGCGAGGCCGTGGCCCGGGTGGCCGTCCCGCCGGCCGGCGGGGCCGTGGCGCGAGTGGGTGTCCCCTCGGCCGGCGGGGCCGCCGCGCTGGAGGCCGGACTGCTGCCGGTCGTGGCCGCGTGGCCGCACTCCGGCGGCCCGGGTGCGGCCACGTGCGTCTTCCTCACCGAGTCCTTCGAGAGCGTGCGGCTCTCGGGCCCGTTGGACGGCACGTACTGGTCGGTGGCGCGGTTCGCGCCGTCACCCGCCGCGCAGGACGCCCGGGACGGTGGCCGGGCGGACATCCTGCTGGTCGCCGCGGACGGGCGGGTCGCCGCCGAGTTCCGGGGCGTGGGCATGCGCCGGCTCCCGGACGCGGCGCCGGGCGGGCGGCCGGAGGGGGAGCCGAGCTGGGAGTCGGCCGAGGACCCGACGGCGGAGCCGGCCGGGGAGCCGGAGCGTGCGGTGGCCGGCGAGCGGCGAGGCGAATGCGCCAGTGCGGCGCGGCCCGCCCCCGCCACGGTCCTGGACCACGCCGCCTACGTCCTGGGCACGCCGGCGAACCGGATAGACCCCAGGATGAGCCTGCGCGAACTGGGCCTCGACTCGCTGATGGCCCTGCAGTTGCGGGGCAGGCTGCGGGCGAGCCACGGCACGGAGGTGGCCGTCCAGCGGCTGTTGGGCAAGGAGAGCATCGGCGACCTGGTCACGGCGCTCGAGGGTGCCGATCCGGCCGTTCACGGCAACGAACCCAGACGGCAACCCATAGATGTACCCTAGTATAAATATGGGTTCTGGCAGGGAAAACAAGTGCAGTGAGAGCGAGGCCGTGCCGTGGCCATCCATACACCTCAGACGGAAGCGGGGCGTCCACTGGGACGCCGGGAGCGGAGCAAGCAGCGCGTCAAGCACGCGATCTACACCTCCGCGCTCACACTCTTCGCCGAGCAGGGGTACGACGGAACGACGATCGACCAGATCGCGGATCGCGCGGACGTGGCGCGCGGCACGTTCTTCAACTACTTCCAGCGAAAAGAGGACCTGGTCACCGCCTGGGCCGAGGGACGCAGTGAGAGGCTGAACTCCATCATGGAGGAG is a window encoding:
- a CDS encoding type I polyketide synthase; its protein translation is MASQSETSGVPAVAVVGMGCRFPGARGVDAYWDLLRGNVDAITPIPGDRFDVGPHYSGEPGTPGRTVSRHGGFLDDVYAFDAAFFRLSPREARTMDPQQRLLLQVVWEALEQAGIRPSSLAGRRGGVFVGQATSEYAETTGEAAVADVRAMAGGRLRAVTAGRLSYALDLRGPSVVLDTACSSSLVAVHTARQSLLTGESDIAVAAGVNVLLSPTDSIAYSQGHMLSPDGRCKFGSADADGFVRSEGVAAVLLKRLPDAVRDGDPVLAVLKGSAVTNDGQGSGLLLQPAVPGQVDMLREACRSAGVAPARLDYVEAHGTGTVVGDGVELRALAEFYGSGGPVARPLLVGSVKSNIGHTEAAAGIAGLIKAVLTVRHRLVPASLHCATPHDLLRDGDLPVRVVTENTPLDPDRGPAVVGVSSFGISGTNAHVVIGEYVADAAGPSPRPSAPATAKERDEARRAPHLLVLSARSERSLRALATRYAAHLEPGGPGHGTALRDICRTAATRRDAHPYRLWAVGTTHAEVASVLRTLADGGESPYGGTGEAGFTTDREPVFVFAGQGSQWAGMGRDLLRSSPAFRAAMAECDAAVREETGWSVLDVLNAEDGGFPDTVDTVQPTLWAVQVALAALWREMGVDPALCIGHSMGEAAAAYVSGALSLRDAAAVICRRSALMQRLAGRGAMLSVELPAAEARELASAYGDGVCVAAENGPEATVLAGDTATLERIAARLDEQGTFCRVVRVNVASHSPVMDEIGDDLRAALRDLRPTAPHTPMYSTTRCEPVRDAALDAAYWQENLRQRVRFREAVEYAAKAGDRVFVEVGPHPVLVQAVRDVEAAAGLPGTGVPTLLKEQDGTSAAVRALGRAFTLGVPVDWDRFHGVPESGAAPRVPLPLYAWDEERYVPEPAPRRAYDAAPAPARPGAYGRDVALRRLGLAGVAEGLEVRGLRPVPPPVYFGAITELARDVLPDGEFTLEEIRFGAEPPQLPDALDAVARITLVPEDTPGLYRFTVAPAARPGAGPWLTGFLRASPGGREDGSDGLRELDLALTRCTEYVPGGEFYRRAEARGYRIGEALRTVGQVWRRDGEAVARVAVPPAGGAVARVGVPSAGGAAALEAGLLPVVAAWPHSGGPGAATCVFLTESFESVRLSGPLDGTYWSVARFAPSPAAQDARDGGRADILLVAADGRVAAEFRGVGMRRLPDAAPGGRPEGEPSWESAEDPTAEPAGEPERAVAGERRGECASAARPAPATVLDHAAYVLGTPANRIDPRMSLRELGLDSLMALQLRGRLRASHGTEVAVQRLLGKESIGDLVTALEGADPAVHGNEPRRQPIDVP